TTTCTAAAAGTTGTCAATCAATAATTGgatgtatttgctattattattattattattattattattattattacatcttctAATTAATGTgatagggtcttggagatgggaatacccctttaagtagcaACTGTACCTAGAGAAGACAATGGTTGCTGGCCACTCCTCGATGATGATTTCCTGGTCGGTTGGTTCAGGCGGATCATCTTGAAGATGGTTCGGGATATAATAAGCCACAGTCACTGAGCGCGTGAGGCCAGTCCGCAGTTCGTCGGTGTGCACCGTTGTCAGGATTGGGATAGTCATGCCCAGGTACGTGCCTAGGAGCAAAAGATTACAGCCAGGGTAATggggaagaaggaggatatagGATGGCAAGTGGCCGTCTGTCCGCAGAACTGGGATATGTGGGGGAATGGAGTGGTGGAAGCCCCATAACAAAGACCCACTCGCAGTGTTACCCCCACGGCAGGAGACTTCTTACCTGTGGAGTTCTGTTCACAGATGTATCTCATGAGCTTCATGAACCCCATGCATATACTCTGCTCATACCGCTCCTCTTTCATCTTGATACATGCCCACTTGGCTTTTCCATACTGTCTTTTCTCGTATATCACTTCTCCGCACTGTTGGGGGAAAAAAAACGGCAAAAAATGATCTGGCCTGCTGTAGTAATATGGCTGCTGCTTCTGCAGGGCTGGACATAGCGTGCATGGGGGGATGGCAAGCAGtcaggttgttttttttgtttttttttttccctgaggaGGGGGGGGTCTTCAGTTAAGGGACTCAACTTGCACATAATAGAGGCCAAAGTGATTGTTTTGCCCACCAAAGATGCGCCATTAAGCTGATTGTGTCAAGACCACCCCTTTCTAATACACCCTATTAGGACGTCATGCTCTTGCACCatgtaaaggggttttccactggaACTCTATGGCTGCCGGGAGCCAAATCCTCCTCCCCTAATctgatattaaaggggttgtctggaagAGGGCATCATTGGAGAAACGTCTGATGCGTCTGTCTTGTGACTGCTGCCGCCATGCTGTGAATTCCAGATGGGGCAGTCGCCGTTTTCGTAGTCGTTACAGACCTCCGGAGCGGCCAGTGCTGGATCTGCGGgtgggggccactggaaattgagtATTATTCTTGATTAATAATTTTACTGTCAGACGTCTCCATTTATTGACCTACCCGAAGTATTCATTGtacattgtaagctctcacaagcagggtcgtcttattttgctttaattattgttaatgttgttacctatgactgttgtatttgaaactgttaaactgtaaagcgctgcggaatatgttggcgctatataaataaagattattattattataggccaTTAATGTCAAAGttgcagacaacccctttaaatgtcttTTCTTTCATATTCTTATAAATCTTACATTTTCCAATCTCGTTGGAGGACCCTACAGATTAATCATATGGGGTCATCTAAAGACGCTTCAGCATTGGAGAGAGCATTGCCGATAAGGTTGCAACTCCACATACTTGCAGGAATTGGGCGGCACGATCAGCAGGTATGGAGCACGTGTCCTGGTCGTTGGACTAGGTCATGAAACAAGTGCATGATACCTGCTGACCAATGCGGAAGTGGGCGGCTCTGGAAAACCCCCTTAATGGGAAATGTGTAATGCCTAATTACTCCTGTGGGGGAGCTGTAGGTAAAATGAGATGAGAGCGTCCGCCCCTGAAACTTGTGATCAGAACAACCTGTGATATGAGGGTCCCTTCATCTAGTGTTGCCCTCCTTTTTATCGTCCGTCAGGAGCCTGTTCAGCCGCTCTGTATAATCCTGTTTTCTCGTTATCGGATTCATTTTACTTATCGCAAATGCAGACTAATGCCAACATTAgacttttgtttttttcattatgaAATTATTTGTTCTAAATGTTTTCatcaatattttttgtttataaaatCCCTTTTCCGTTACCTGATTTTTTTATATAATGGGCTGGTGTTTATTCAGTTTGCAGTTATGGTGCAATTTTTAACAACATTTTACAAAATTGCAGCttatcagatatatatatatagaaaagttAATCAAGCTGCTGCAAATAGACCAACTATGTGTTTTAGAAAAATATGCAGAAAACTGGCGGCACTTGTTCCTTGCCGCACTATGGCCATGGGCTTGTGCGTTACAGCACAGGGAGGATGGACGACTTTTCATTTGTGGCACTGTCATAGTCACGGCATGTCTTTCCTTGTGGTACTCCGACATTGGGTTGGGAGTGCTTGTGTTTTATGGCATTACCAAATTATACCATTGCCGGGGCTTGTTTACTTTTGCCCTTTTGCAGGCTCTAGGTTGGGAGGGGCTTGCCCTTTACGGCCCCAGGTTGGGAGGGGCTTGCGCTTCGTGGCCCTTAGTTGGGAGGGGCTTGTGCTTCGTGGCCTTTAGTTGGGAGGGGCTTGCGCTTCGTGGCCCGGGTTGGGAGGGGCTTGCGCTTTTGCTGGCTCTGGGTTGGGAGGGGCTTGCTTGCCCTTTTGCGTGCTCTGGGTTGGGAGGGGCTTGCTTGCCCTTTTGCGTGCTCTGGGTTGGGAGGGGCTTGCCCTTTTGCGGGCTCTGGGTTGGGAGGGGCTTGCCCTTTTGCGGGCTCTGGGTTGGGAGGGGCTTGCAGTCTTTAGGATCCGGGTTGGGAGGGGCTTGTGTTCATGGTTTACACCACTAAATTACTGTGGGAGTTTTGCACATTATTCCAATGAGGACTTGTATGtacaattgttgttttttttttttttttttttttacatgattatttcttgtatatgcaaattgcctcttctgagaaaaagaggacttaaactctatagcgccacctgttggaagtagcgatcctacaagtcacaatcaaccctttaacgagtcgtgcaatatgacttaggataaaagccaaatcagtatctcaattcgcagacacggtgttttgggctgttggcgctCTTGATAAGGATTATAAGGGATGTCTAAGCACGTGATCACTTGTGACCACTTCTTGTCTTTAATGTCCTCTTATCAGTTCTtagatttagggtaccgtcacacagtgcaattttcatcgctacaacggtacgatccgtgacgctccagcatcgtaacaatatcgctccagcgtcgtagactgctgtcaatctacgacgctggagcgataatatcatgacgtatgtgcgatgtagaagccgttggttactatgcgcacatcgtatacgatatatgttacaccatgcgatcatgccgccacagcgggacgctagacgacgaaagaaagtttcaaacgatctgctacgacgtacgattctcagcggggtccctgatcgcaggagcgtgtcagacactgcgatatcgtaactatatcgctcgaacgtcacgaatcgtgccgtcgtagcgatcaaaattgcactgtgtgacggtacccttagatgcaGGGTCTTATGtactgacaaggtacatgcaggaaTATTTAGTTTGTGAGGTCGGTGGGGCGCCCCTGTCACTTGACCTACAAACAAGGTTTCTCTTTAGGAAAACAAGGCGGGCAGTCAGCCCAGAGTTAGAGACTGATAATCTGATTTCctgtcttaaccccttagcgaccgccgatacgccttttaacggcggccgctaagggtacttaaaccacagcgccattaattaacggcgctgtggaaaaagtgtatagcgccccccacaggccgattttctccggggtctcggctgccgagggtagccgagaccccagagaacatgattcggggggtttttaaccctccccgcatttgcgatcgccggtaattaaccgtttaccggcgatcgcaaaaaaaaaaaaaaaaaaaaaaaaaaagcgatctctttttaatttctctgtcctccgatgtgatcgcacatcggaggacagagaaaaggggtcccaggtggccccccaatactcacctagctcccccgatgctcctcgtgtctcccggtgggcgccgccatcttcacaatggcgggcgcatgcgcagtgcgcccgccggccggcaccgggagaatctttggggtctcggctgcctggggtagccgagaccccaaagagcatgatcgggggtcggttttagcgacccctgttttgcgatcgccggtaattaactgtttaccggcgaccgcaaaaaaaaaaaaagtaaagtgtaattctctgtcctctgatgtgatcgcacatcagaggacagagaaatagggggattcggggaccctagcatactcacctaggtccctggatcctcttgctgctcctcctggccgccggcagaagaacatggcggacgcatgcccagtgcgcccgccatctgtctccatctgccggccggcaggagaacagcggttaggggtagggttagggttagggttaggggtggggttagggttagggttaggttaggggtagggttaggggtagggttaggggtagggttaggttaggggtagggttacggctagggttaggttaggggtagggttaggttagggttaggggtagggttaggttaggggtagggttggggctaaatttagggttagggttggggctaaatttagggttaggcttctttcacacttacgtcggtacggggccgtcgcaatgcgtcggcccgacataccgacgcacgttgtgaaaattgtgcacaacgtgagcagcagctgtagtttttcaacgcatccgctgcccaatctatgtcctggggaggagggggcggagttacggccacgcatgcgcggtcagaaatggcggatgcgacgtacaaaaaaacgtttcattgaacgtttttttgtgccgacgctccgccaaaacacaactgatccagtgcacgactgacgcgacgtgtggccatccgtcacgatccgtcggcaatactatgggcaaaaaacgcatcctgcgggcacatttgcaggatccgtttcttgtccaaaacgacggattgcgacggaatgccaaacgacgcaagtgtgaaagtagccctagggctagggttagggttggggctaaagttagggctagggttggggctaaagttagggttagagctgggattaggtttagggtttggattagggttggtattagggttagggttggcattagggttacgcttgggattagggttaggtttgggattagggttaaggttagggttgtgattaggggtgtattgggattagggttaggtttgaggttagggttgagattaggattaggggtgtgttggatttagggttttgattagggttatggttagggttaacattagggttgttttggggtaagggttgtgattatggttagggttagtgattagtattatggatcaggttgggattagggttaggggttggagctagaattggggggtttccactgtttaggtacatcagggggtctccaaacacgacagccaattttgcgctcaaaaagtcaaatggtgctccctcccttctgagctctgccgtgcgcccaaacagtgggttacccccacatatggggcatcagcgtactcgggataaattggacaacaacttctggggtccaatttctcttgttacccttgtgaaaataaaaacttgggggctacaaaatcttttttgtgaaaaaaaaaaatattttttattttcacgactctgcattctaaacttctgtgaagcacttgggcattcaaagttctcaccacacatctagataagttccttggggggtctagtttccaaaatggggtcacttgtggggggttactacagtttaggtatatcaggggctctgcaatcgcaacataatgcccacagaccattctatcaaagtctgcattccaaaaaggcgctccttcccttccgagctctgccgtgcgcccaaacagtggtttacccccacatatggcacatcagcgtactcgggataaattggacaacaactattgcagtccaatttctcctgttacccttgtgaaaataaaaacttgggggctacaatatcttttttgtggaaaaaaaaaaatattttttattttcacggctctgcattataaacttctgtgaagcacttgggcattcaaggttctcaccacacatctagataagttccatggggggtctagtttccaaaatggtgtcacttgtggggggtttccactgtttaggcacatcaggggctctccaaacgcgacatggcgtccaatctcaattccagccaattctacattgaaaaagtaaaacggcgctccttcacttccaagctctgcggtgcgcccaaacagtggtttaccctcacatatggggtatcgacgtattcaggagaaatcgcacaacaacttttgtggtctaatttctcctgttacccttgtgaaaataagaatttctgggcaaaaagatcatttttgtgtaaacaaaagcgatttttttattttcacggctctacgttataaacttctgtgaagcacttgggggttcaaagtgctcgccacacatctagataagttccttaaggggtctagtttccaaaatggtgtcacttgtggggggtttccactgtttaggcacatcaggggctctctaaacgtgacatggcgtccgatctcaattccagccaattctgcattgaaaaagtcaaacggcgctccttcacttctaagttctgcggtgcgccctaacagtggtttacccccacatatggggtattggcgtattcaggagaaattgcataacaaaatttatggttacatttctgtttttacacttgtgaaaataaaaaaaatggttctgaattaagatgtttgcaaaaaaaagttaaatgttcattttttccttccacattgtttcagttcctgtgaagcacgtaaagggttaataaacttcttgaatgtggttttgagaaccttgaggggtgtagtttttagaatggtgtcacacttcattattttctatcatatagacccctcaaaatgacttcaaatgtgatgtggtccctaaaaaaaaatggtgttgtaaaaatgagaaattgctggtcaacttttaacccttataactccctaacaaaaaaaaattttgtttccaaaattgtgctgatgtaaagtagacatgtgggaaatgttatttattaactatttttcgtgacatatctctctgatttaagggcataaaaatacaaagtttgaaaattgcaaaattttaaaaattttcgccatatttccgtttttttcataaataatcgcaagtaatatcgaagaaatgttaccactaacatgaagtacaatatgtcacgaaaaaacaatctcagaatcagcgggatccgttgaagcgttccagagttataacctcataaagtgacagtggtcagaattgcaaaaattggctcggtcattaagtaccaaattggctctgtcactaaggggttaaggtaccgtcacatttagcgacgctgcagcgatatagacaacgatgctgatcgctgcagcgtcgctgtttaggtcgttgtgtggtcgctggagagctgtcacacagagagctctccagcgaccaacgatgccgaagtccctgggtaaccagggtaaacattgggttactaagcgcagggccgcgcttagtaacccgatgtttaccctggttaccattgtaaaagtaaaaaaaaaaaacactacatacttacattccggtgtctgtcacgtcccctggcgttagcttcccgcactgtgtaagcgccggccggccgggggacgtgacagacaccggaatgtgagtatgtagtgtttgttttttttaacttttacaatggtaaccagggtaaacattgggttactaagcgctgccctgcgcttagtaacccgatatttaccttggttaccagtgaacacatcgctggatcggcgtcacacacgccgatccagcgatgacagcgggtgatcagcgaccaaaaaaaaggtcctgatcattcccagcgaccaacgttggtcgctgtcacgcataacgatttagttaacgatatcgttgctacatcacaaaaagcaacgatatcgttaacgaaatcgttatgtgtgaaggtacctttaaggtaccgtcacactcagcaactttgcaaagagaacgacaacgatccgtgacgttgcagcgtcctggatagcgatctcgttgtgtttgacacgcagcagcgatctagatccccctgtgacatcgctggtcggagctagaagtccagaactttatttcgtcgtcaggtcggcgtgtatcgtcatgtttgacagcaaaagcaacgatgccagcaacgttttacatggagctaacaaccagcgagaacgataagtgagtcgccgttacgtcactggatcactcctgcatccttctggagctgctgtgtttgacgtctctacagcgacctaaacagcgatgctccagcgatcggctcgttgtctatatcgctgcagcatcgccgagtgtgacggtacctttagacaaaagTGCAGAAAAACACCACTAATGTATGCATAAATAGACACGTGGTACACTGGAATGCCATCATCCAATGATCCACAATGTGAAGGTCTGgcacagaactttttttttccaagAGTTTTTAACTCTTCCAAATTAGTCAATATACTTTTGTTATTATTTTCTGGAGATTATGTAGTTTATCACCTTCCCGCACCACGACCACGTACAGCTGCCTTGAGGAATTGGTGTGAGTTCAGGAGAGGTGTCTGTGTAATCTATAGCCAAAAACTACTGCAATGGCCGCGATTGGCGAAAACTCCTATCCTGAATGCTTAGTTGCTGCAATCCAGGGCAAATGCAGCATCTCCGTATTTAAGAGGAACCGTCAGAAGCATAGTCTCTGGTAATGATGTAAGGAAGGCTCTTTTATAATGCCTGGTGGGCAAACATTCAGGAAATCTAAAAATGGTACAAAGAATAGGAAATGACTCTTTATGACTCTTTGACTTTGAGACCAGTAAACCTTGTGCTACTATTTTCCACCATAGTGTATAGGACCTCCACCTGTATGATATTTATGATATCATGGGAGGATATTCCTTTTaacttttagtgtttttttttttttttaaatccaaattACCTTTTCTTTGCTGCTCAATAGCAGGAAGGGCACTTTCTGACGCTCCTCTGTCCGACCACTTCTTGTTAACTGTTGAATTGGCTCTGCCATCTCTGAAATGGTGGGGGAAAAAAGGATtaagggacatttttttttttttttaagtccacaACACCTGTCCCCTTCATGAGTACATTATGGTCGTGTCTCATGCCGAAGTTTCTTACACCAGGAAGGAGGCGACAACTGCACTCGTTGAGCTGCGATTTACTTTTCATGCAGTAATATGTTACAGTGTAAGGTTTTTTCTTAAGGGTTTAATTGATCTTTGTACTTTCAGACATCATAATATGATAAATAGACAATCTGCGAGTCACATGTTGTCTTAACCCCCCAAAAACTACTCTGAAGTGTCTGCTATTAGGAGTCTCTTCTATATATCTTTCTGTTCACTGCTTGTTTTATGACATAATTTGTCTGGAGGAGCAAAGATGTTAAGACTGATTACAGGAAGTCGGGGCGGGTCCTTgtatttctacaggaagtgggggcgggtccttatctttctacaggaagtgggggcgggtccttatctttctacaggaagtgggggtgggtccttGTCTTTGTATAGGAAGTAGGGACGGGTCCTtgtttttctacaggaagtgggggcgggtccttGTTGTTCTACAGGAACTAGGGCGGGtccttgtctttctacaggaactgGGGCAGGTCCTTGTCTTTGTATAAGAAGTAGTGACGGGTCCTtgtttttctacaggaagtgggggtgggtccttGTCTTTgtataggaagtgggggcgggtccttgtctttctacaggaagtgggggcgggtccttgtctttgtacaggaagtggggggcggtccttgtctttctacaggaagtgggggtaggTCCTTGTCTTTGTATAGGAAGAGGAAGCGGGCCCTTgtgcaggaagtgggggcgggtccttgtgcaggaagtgggggagggtccTTGTTGtgcaggaagtgggggagggtccTTGTCGTACAGGACATGAGGGCGGGTCCTTGTCTTTTTACAGGTCGTGAGGGCGGGTCTCCTTGTCTTTCTACATGAAGTGCAGGCAGGTCCTTgccttctacaggaagtggggggtgagtctttgtctttctacaataCATGGGGCGGGTCCTTGTCTTTTTCTAAATGAAGTGGGGGCAGGTCcttgtctctacatgaagtggcGGTAGGTTTTTTACTACAGGAATTTAGGACGTTCCTTTGACTCTATGGGAAGTAAAAGGCGAGTCTTTGTACA
This region of Ranitomeya imitator isolate aRanImi1 chromosome 1, aRanImi1.pri, whole genome shotgun sequence genomic DNA includes:
- the LOC138645549 gene encoding heme-binding protein 1-like, whose amino-acid sequence is MEREGCRMSGGVQEPAAAGMITLDDLDNMTDELGSDSAYNSNGSVEEETEPMEDGEQDRLLNYWQTVARGHQVEVPNEMAEPIQQLTRSGRTEERQKVPFLLLSSKEKCGEVIYEKRQYGKAKWACIKMKEERYEQSICMGFMKLMRYICEQNSTGTYLGMTIPILTTVHTDELRTGLTRSVTVAYYIPNHLQDDPPEPTDQEIIIEEWPATIVFSRAFTGATNEESIMHEISLLAELLESPELCLQDTFIIAGYTNPAAANRRNEIWFLQRP